A stretch of Primulina eburnea isolate SZY01 unplaced genomic scaffold, ASM2296580v1 ctg424_ERROPOS5767910, whole genome shotgun sequence DNA encodes these proteins:
- the LOC140821122 gene encoding uncharacterized protein, whose protein sequence is MISGGATNGDSGRARKAHGMRLESMGLDLAPKSDPPISFGPEDLKGIVAPHNDALLITLTFANYDVARIFVGTGSAVNILFKTTLDQMKVEGFEFDPISTPLFGFTGHDVQTIRQIMLPLSLGTGPHRFMKMTCFNVLDALSSYNGILGPQALTDFQAVSSTYHQKLKYPMGNHVGVVFGDQKSSRYCYVDNVKVEVKRS, encoded by the coding sequence ATGATATCCGGTGGCGCAACCAACGGTGATTCAGGAAGGGCTCGGAAAGCCCACGGTATGAGATTGGAGAGCATGGGGTTAGACCTAGCTCCCAAGTCCGATCCCCCCATCAGCTTCGGACCAGAGGACCTGAAAGGTATTGTGGCACCCCACAACGATGCCTTGCTAATAACTCTAACTTTCGCCAATTATGACGTGGCGAGAATATTTGTTGGCACCGGAAGCGCAGTGAATATTCTTTTTAAAACGACTCTTGATCAAATGAAAGTGGAAGGGTTCGAGTTTGACCCCATCTCTACGCCTTTATTTGGCTTCACGGGACACGATGTCCAAACCATCAGACAAATCATGCTTCCTTTATCTTTGGGAACGGGACCGCATCGTTTCATGAAGATGACGTGTTTTAATGTGTTAGATGCCCTTTCTTCGTACAACGGGATATTGGGTCCACAGGCCCTGACTGACTTCCAAGCTGTGAGTTCCACTTATCATCAAAAGCTGAAGTATCCTATGGGGAACCACGTGGGAGTTGTATTTGGGGACCAGAAGTCCTCACGCTATTGCTATGTAGACAATGTAAAGGTTGAAGTGAAGAGGTCCTGA